The genomic stretch TTCAGTTAGAAGGCATCGCAGGTACATCTGCGGCACGTGAACGTGGTCAAGGCTTCATGCAAGCTGTTGATAAAAATAAGATGGATCTGCTAGGTAGTCAACCAGCTGATTTTGACCGCACAAAAGGGCTTAATGTAATGGAAAACATGCTTGCTGCTAATCCTGATGTACAAGCTGTATTTGCCCAGAACGATGAAATGGCATTAGGTGCTTTACGTGCAGTGCAAGCATCGGGTAAAGACGTATTAATCGTTGGCTTTGATGGCACTAAAGACGGTATCGCTGCAGTTAATCGCGGTATCTTAGGCGCGACAATTGCACAACAGCCTGGACTTATTGGTGCGCTGGGTGTTGAAGCCGCTGATAAAGTACTTAAAGGTCAACCGGTAGAAAAAAGCATCGCTGTACCACTTAAAGTGATCACTAAGTAATAATGCTTACCGCATAAATCGACTAGGGGCTAGTGTTTATCGCTATCCCCTTCATTCCACCCTTTGAATCCTGACTTAAGTGCATTGACGAGTTAGCTAATATTATTCAATAGCGTCGTTAATCTAATGTCATTAAGTCATGTTTTATTCTCTCCAGTTACAATGTATTAAGGCTCCTTTATGAATAAGTTAGTTGTGTTAGGCAGTGTTAACGCTGATCATGTTTTACAAGTGGCTTCTTTCCCGCGTCCAGGCGAAACCTTACTTGGGCATAGCTATGCTGTGATCCCTGGCGGTAAAGGTGCGAACCAAGCGGTAGCCGCTGCACGTTTAGGTGCTGATATAGCCTTTATCGCTTGTGTGGGTGATGATAGTTTTGGCACTAATATGATCGCCGAGTTTGGCCGCGATGGTATCAATACCCAAGCGGTGATGACGGAACAAGGCACGCCAACAGGTATCGCCATGATCCAGGTGGCTGCAACGGGCGAAAATAGTATTTGTATCTCGGCTGAAGCCAATGCCTGTTTAACACCAGAGCGACTTGCACCACATAGCGAGTTAATTGCACAAGCTGATACATTATTAATGCAATTAGAAACGCCGATTGCAACTATTACACAAGCCGCTAGAATAGCTAAACAATCGGGTACGCGAGTGGTATTAAACCCAGCGCCTGCGCAGCCATTAAGTGATGAACTATTGGCTGTCGTTGATTTGATCACGCCCAATGAAACCGAGGCTGAACTGTTAACTGGCATTAAAGTGACGGATATGGCATCAGCACAAATTGCGGCAGATGTATTACATGATAAAGGTATTAGCGAGGTGATGATCACGCTCGGTAGTCAAGGTGTGTGGATCAGCAAATCGGGCACAGGCAAACAAGTCAAAGGTTTCCGTGTTGATGCGGTAGATACGACAGCGGCAGGTGATACCTTTAATGGTGGCCTATTAGCGGGATCACAGGCTGGGTTAGCGTTAGATGATGCTATTTTATTTGCCCACGCAGCCGCTGCTATTTCTGTTACCCGCGTCGGTGCACAAACATCAATTCCAACAAAAATGGAAGTAGATGCGTTTTTAGCATTACAAAATTAACACGAATGATAGGTTGTGAAGATTTATAGGTGGTGAGTATTGAGTCGCCTTTTATTTACAACCTTTTATTCATAACATGGACAATATTAGCGAATGGCAACAATTAAAGACGTAGCAAAACATGCAGGTGTATCAACGTCAACAGTGAGTCATGTATTAAATAATACCCGCTATGTGAGTGAAGATGTGTCTGCGCGTGTGAAAGCAGCCGTTGACGAATTACGTTATGCGCCCTCTGCATTGGCGCGCAGTCTTAAAGTCCAGAGTACGAAAACATTCGGTATGTTGGTTACGACCTCAACCAACCCCTTCTTTGGGGAAGTGCTGAAGGGGGTAGAGCGTCGCTGTTATGAACATGGTTATACGCTTATTTTATGTAATACCGAAGGGGATGTGGCGCGTATGCATGCTAACCTAGATACACTATTACAAAAACGTGTTGATGGACTCATGTTGATGTGTAGCGAAGTTGAAAGCCAAGGTTTTAATTTATTTGAACGTCATAAACCAGTCCCTACAGTGGTGATGGATTGGGGCCCAACAAACTTCTCGTGCGATAAGATCCAAGATAATTCCCATCGCGGTGGTTATATGGCCACGCAGCATCTGATTGCCAAGGGCCATACTGAGATTGGCTGTATTACTGGTGTATTAGATAAATTAACCGCGCAGCAGCGTTTTGCGGGTTTTACCCAAGCAATGAAAGAAGCGGGTTTAGCGATTAATCCTAACTGGGTGACAGCGGGTAATTTTGAGTGCGAGGGCGGTGAACAAGCCTTTGCTGAAATGTTCGCTAACGGTCCATTGCCTTCGGCTTTGTTTGTCTGTAATGACATGATGGCGATGAGTGTGATTAATAGCGCGAGTAAAAAGGGTATCTCAGTACCACAAGACCTGTCTATTATCGGTTACGATGACATTAAGTTAGCTAAATACATTACCCCGTCATTAACCACTATTCACCAACCTAAGCACCGTTTAGGTAAAAAAGCCGTGGATATGTTGATCGAACAAATTAACTCGAAAACTGCAAGTAACCAAATTGTTGAGTTAGAGCCTACTTTAGTTGAACGCGACAGTGTTAAACATTTGAATAAGTAAGTGCTGTAAAGTTAAATTAATGAAGCATACTATTTATTAGAAATATGAGTTTATTAGAAATATGAGTTTATTAGAAAGATTAATTTATTAGCAAGGTTAGCCATTTTGGCTAACCTTTTTTTCACCTTTTTAGTCACTATCTATACTGAAAAATAACACTCCGCTGTCTTAATTCGACTATTTTCTGGTTATTAATTACTTTATCTACAAAATATATCATTTAAGATTTTTTTTCTTAATATGAAATATTATTTTCATTTGTAGTCGGTAATATGCCATATCAATTTGTTATAAAGTGTAACACTGTGTTTCACCTCACATAAGCTTATGAAAAATTATGTTTGGGATTATTCAGTATATTGATGCTATTGCCGTATTTAAGACGGCATTTATAATTAAATAGTATGGAGCTGAATATGAAATGTTGTAAAGGTGGTCGAGTGATTAAGG from Moritella marina ATCC 15381 encodes the following:
- the rbsK gene encoding ribokinase → MNKLVVLGSVNADHVLQVASFPRPGETLLGHSYAVIPGGKGANQAVAAARLGADIAFIACVGDDSFGTNMIAEFGRDGINTQAVMTEQGTPTGIAMIQVAATGENSICISAEANACLTPERLAPHSELIAQADTLLMQLETPIATITQAARIAKQSGTRVVLNPAPAQPLSDELLAVVDLITPNETEAELLTGIKVTDMASAQIAADVLHDKGISEVMITLGSQGVWISKSGTGKQVKGFRVDAVDTTAAGDTFNGGLLAGSQAGLALDDAILFAHAAAAISVTRVGAQTSIPTKMEVDAFLALQN
- a CDS encoding substrate-binding domain-containing protein; translated protein: MATIKDVAKHAGVSTSTVSHVLNNTRYVSEDVSARVKAAVDELRYAPSALARSLKVQSTKTFGMLVTTSTNPFFGEVLKGVERRCYEHGYTLILCNTEGDVARMHANLDTLLQKRVDGLMLMCSEVESQGFNLFERHKPVPTVVMDWGPTNFSCDKIQDNSHRGGYMATQHLIAKGHTEIGCITGVLDKLTAQQRFAGFTQAMKEAGLAINPNWVTAGNFECEGGEQAFAEMFANGPLPSALFVCNDMMAMSVINSASKKGISVPQDLSIIGYDDIKLAKYITPSLTTIHQPKHRLGKKAVDMLIEQINSKTASNQIVELEPTLVERDSVKHLNK